One Chaetodon trifascialis isolate fChaTrf1 chromosome 21, fChaTrf1.hap1, whole genome shotgun sequence genomic window carries:
- the LOC139349753 gene encoding leukocyte cell-derived chemotaxin-2-like, which yields MWRVALLLAVFCVCDGLKFGRLCSGNSHNSRRTSDRWGQGHYGASRGDRTHKGVDVVCRDGSVVYAPFDATLHGNIIVYTDPQKAAINNGINLRADGLCFKLFYVQPDRTSGSVRKGDRLGTMLPMQSVYPGITSHVHVQMCDRTDPMKYF from the exons ATGTGGCGTGTCGCCCTGCTGCTGG ctgtgttttgtgtgtgtgatggcttAAAGTTCGGGCGGCTCTGCAGTGGAAACTCTCACAACAGCAGGAGGACCTCAGACAGATGGGGACAGGGACACTACGGAGCCAGCCG GGGGGACAGGACACACAAAGGTGTGGACGTCGTGTGCAGGGACGGATCCGTCGTCTACGCTCCGTTTGATGCGACGCTGCATGGAAACATTATCGTCTACACTGACCCCCAGAAGGCGGCCATCAACAACGGCATCAACCTGAGAGCAGACG GTCTGTGTTTCAAGCTGTTCTACGTTCAGCCGGACCGGACCTCCGGCTCGGTGAGGAAGGGGGACAGGCTCGGCACTATGCTGCCCATGCAGAGCGTTTACCCGGGAATCACGTCACATGTCCACGTCCAGATGTGCGACAGGACCGACCCCATGAAATACTTCTGA